In the Platichthys flesus chromosome 14, fPlaFle2.1, whole genome shotgun sequence genome, TTTAggagctccagctgctggataaaaacaacaatccGCTGACTCATGCTAAGTACCACCATGATGAGGTGAGGCAGGCTGGGGACAGGGAGAGACGCCCCCTCCCACTGGAAATCCCTAAATACCTGGAGGTTAACATGAGGGAGTATCTTGAACAGGTGAGACTTGGGGTCTCTTTGAAGGTCCCAACCCTTAGTTTGGGAACCACCGTCATGGCCCATTTGGTGATATTGTCTTTTCCTGTAAAAGCTAAAGTTACTGTTTTTCTCACAGTACCCAGTGGCAACAGAAGTACAGAAGCTAtgggaggagaaagaggcaACCGGAGAGCAGACAATAAACCAGGAGGATGTCGACAAGGAGGATGACTTTGTGACAGACGCCATCACGGGCAGACGATACAGACCTTTGTCCAAGCAGGAGGCCGAGCAGCTCAGCATCCACCTACAAGAGGAGTGGGAGCAGTTGAACCCTGGACTGAGTGTGGAGCTCCCGGTGGACAGCCACCGTCAGAGGGTGGTTTCAGCAGTGCGATCCTCTCGGGTGGTCGTGATTGCCGGGGAAACGGGATGTGGCAAAACAACGCGGATCCCCCGTTTCCTgctggaggagtgtgtgagaggCGGGGAGGGTGCGAACTGCAACATCCTGGTGACCCAGCCTCGTAGGATTAGCGCTGTGTCAGTGGCGCAACGTGTTGCTGATGAGATGGGCCCAGCTCTAAAACGCTCTGTGGGATATCAGGTAGAATCAATTTTACAGAACTCTGCTTTTAGATGTAAAATTACTTGGGGACCCCTTACAATAGATGGATTAACATGCATCCATaaagagatggatggatatttgAAAAGTGATGGTCGCCATTTTGTGAATTTTCTCTTAATCTTTAAATGATGGTGATTTTAGTTCACATTTTAGGGCTGTGAGGGCCTGTGACGAGGGAAGCATATGGAATCTCATTCGCAGTCACTCAAGCATgacgtttctgacatagagaaACCATAACAAATTGCGGGAGTTGTTGTTTTCCATAGTGTTTGGGACGGTTGACATGcaagatacccaaattaacgtgtagaagcactgaCAAAGTGGAATAAtcatatgtcccctttaaagtcctaaacaaaatatttatcaGGGCAAATGTTGATGCCTATATCTAAGGTCCTCATTATTCTGTAAGCAAGATGcagatttaaaaattaaatgttttattttgaccaaaTTGGTAATGTTATAATCTTTTTACTCTTCTCTTATTTTAAGAGTTTATTAGACTCCATGTGTCTGGTTGGATTCCATGTGTAGAGTTAATTTCCTCTGTTGAAATGTTCCTTGTGATTATTCACATTTGAGGATAAATGTGTTGACTGTTTTTGTAcaataaccaatcatattactAATCTCTGTGCGAAGGTGAGACTGGAGAGCCGACCCCCTGAGCACAGCGGAGGAGCGTTGCTCTTCCTCACCGTGGGCGTCCTGCTGAGGAAGCTGCAGTCCAACTCGTCCCTGAAGGGAATCAGCCATGTGGTGGTGGATGAGGTCCATGAGAGAGACATCaacacagacctgctgctggccTTACTGCGCTCCAGCCTGAAAGAGAACCCCGACCTACGAGTGGTTCTCATGAGCGCTACTGGGGACAACCAGAGGCTGGCCCAGTACTTCGGAGGCTGTCCCATAGTGAAAGTGCCAGGGTTCATGCACCCGGTGAAGGACAACTACCTGGAGGATGTGCTGAGACAGTTGGGACGCCGACTGCCAAtcaaggagagaagggagacaAACAAGCAGGTGATTATCGACTCTGAAtcgatttgttgttttttttactttcactttcatACATTTTGGTGCAAAATATTATCTTGTGTCCTGTGTAAGACAGATTTTTATATCGTTTTTttgaagggaggaagagatgaagTTGCACCTGATCTTGATTTAGTAGCTGATGTCATCGAAAACATTGACAAACATGGAGAACCAGGTAATTTAGCCACAGTCTTTTTAACTTGCATTAGCTTTTATAGCATTGGCCTTGTTTATGATTCTCAAAGTTCCTTTCCCATCATGCTTCAGGTGCAGTGCTGTGTTTTCTCCCTGGATGGCAGGACATCAAGAAAGTTCAGGAGAAACTCGAGGAGAGGCCCCACTTTAACCGTGGCTCACAGATGATCCTGCCATGTAAGAGGACGGACGAAGACTTGTCTTCTAAGTGTCACAATAGGATTTCTCCTTATGAGCAgaaaacatttatcattttctccttttttctttaagtGCACTCTAGTTTAGCAGTGGCCGACCAGCAGGCTGTGTTCCAGCACCCCCAAAGTGGCCAGAGGAAGATTGTGCTTGCCACCAATATTGCTGAGACGTCTATCACCATAGATGACATTGTCCATGTGGTGGATGCAGGAACTCACAAAGAACAGAAATATGACCCACGGACCAAGGTTGGTATAATAGTTTCTGCATTTACCAGGtcattaacctttttttttttacatcttcaaAAGTATAGATTTGCAAGGTGTGGTATTATCTGGTGGAATGGTATAAAATAACTAAgcaggaatttttttttttctaggtCTCCTGTTTGGACACATTTTGGATATCCCACTCGAATGTCACTCAAAGAAAAGGGCGAGCTGGGCGATGTCAACCAGGACAGTCCTACCACCTGTTCCCACGAGAACAACTGGAATCCATGAATCCGTTCCCAATCCCTGAGATCCTGCGCACACCGCTGGAGAGTTTAGTAGTGCAGGCCAAAATTCACAGTCCTAACTGCAAGGTACTGGTGTAGAAGAATGgcctttgtgtatttatttactcCTGTAATGTATTTCTCATACTGAATGATTATCTGTTGTGTTTAATGTTTGCAGGCTGAAGATTTCTTATCTCAAGTGTTGGACAGTCCAGAGCAAGAAGCTGTGAGAGATGCTGTCCGAACTTTACAAGACATAggtgagcagcagcttgtgCTCCGTATCGTGTGAGGATATTTCAAACATCCTATTATTTTAACTTGCAGGCGTTTGCATGGTTGCATTAAATTGATgtcaatgcttttattttggcagGAGTTCTGGACAAGACTGAAAACCTGACGCCTTTAGGAGAGCGTGTCTCCTGTATGTCATGTGACCCTCGGCTGGGCAAGCTGCTGGTCCTGAGCGCCATGTTCAGATGTGCTCTGCCCATGTTGTCTATTGCAGCATGTCTGACCAGGGACCCGTTCTACAACAGCCTGCAGAACAGAGCGCTAGTCAATAAGGTGAGTTGTCCGCACGCCCACATGTTTATTAATCAATGTTATTATAAAAATGCAACATATTTGACTTCTTGGATATTTAATATGATGATCTGTGCTCTGTTTGTTCAGGCCAAAGAGCGTCTGACTGGCTCCAGCCACAGTGATTATTTGGTGTTCAGCAGAGCAGTGTTGGGCTGGAAGAGAGTTCAGCAGGAGGGCATGAGAGAGGACCGAGAGGAATACCTGCACGAACACACTCTGTCCAGGACCGGCCTGCGCTTCATCAACGGTTAGTGTGTCACTTTCTTTACCATTGTGAGATCGGGCATCCATCAACATCTTGTTAAatcttaaaataataattcaaggatcttgatttaaacaaaaactCAAATTTGGTTTCCAAAGGGGACTGTTTGGGACTGGCTGAGATATGGTCTATTCTGAGTGCCGAACTAGTTTCCAACGGCAGTTggttcaaattattttttaatctttggTAACCTTTTTGTGAATTAATCTTTTTCATAAACGAATCAAGACAAATCCATATATGGAGAATTTAATAGATTATGTTAGGGATGAACTCTCACCTTTCTGACTGGGTTCAGTgagtaagatttaggtgaaagagatctattgacagaaactgaatatatataataatcctagtaatgttttcactagtgtgttgtttttcccccCTAGAAATGGCCCTTATTATATctaaatacttatatttacaCTGGGAGTGGTTCCTCCCTATGGAGgcagccattttttttccaaactgaacatcttttgagtttttatgacaactgaaggctaccacaggttctctatcatgtttggaaggggaggatgaagTAAGGGGTATTAAGCTGCAGCATACAacttcaccaccagatgtcTCTAAATTCTACTCACTTAACCTTTTAAAGAAGTTTGTGGATTGGACTTGTATGAAGAACTGTCTCAGAAAAAAAGCAAGATTGTTTCAAGACAGGATTGATAAAGACAACAAATGCATCACAAAAGCATTTCTCCCCTTGTGTCATAGGTCTCATCTCTCAGTTCAGTGAGAACCTGCATGAAGCTGAGCTGGTGTCTCGTGCCAGTGAGTGTCAGCGTCACATGTCCCTCTACAATGAACACAGCAACCAGGATGAGCTTCTTAAAGCTGTGTTGCTGGCTGGACTTTATCCCAACCTCATTCAGGTATGTGGCAACTTCTTAGAATAGAGTCTAATATAATATGTATCTTGTACAGAATCtttcctttgtcctctgtcttttgtcttctGAAACGTTTCATCCTGACTGTTGTTTAGGTGAAGAAAGGTGTCGTGACCAAAGGAGGACGTTTTCGTCCCAACGGTGTATTTTTCCGAACCCTCACTGGACCGGTGCATCTTCACCGCTCCTCAGTCAACAGGTCAGAGCATGATTGATAATTCAGCTACAGCAGGTGTTGACCTAAatagtgtgtatttatatttaatgccTTTCTGTATGTTCCTTCATGGTATTTTAGAGGGAAAGAAGAGTTCCCTAGTCGCTGGTTGACCTACTTCTCTGCAGTCCAGACAGACGGGACCGTTTTCATCAGAGACTCGTCTGTTGTCCATCcactcgcactgctgctgctcacagacTGTGATATCACAGAGACAGGTAGGACATGTCACTGCTGACAAAATACAGCTTCATATCACTTTTAAGTCTGACACTGTGTTGTTAGCTTATGCCTGAAGTTTAGAAGCTGTTATTTTACCTAATTCACGATAGTCATTTTCAGTCCAGAATGAGGAATAATAGATAAATTGAggtactttattgatccca is a window encoding:
- the dhx30 gene encoding ATP-dependent RNA helicase DHX30, giving the protein MALPGALLMRLRGLSKVPKCVYKGGTTASNWTTEMRWYTTKPGSLEEPGAEFFQTKRNNLNTDLLKEFPHPKSLLSNTISRSLGTSDLSRHIQYSYTEHAGVKKATVTLLWPHRIEEEGFASKKSDAERFAAAAACLKLKELGVIGPNNQLPKRRAGRGRGGIRSTFNDIEEDPWTDDFHLSKSKADAPKQSLPFVEDSSGDEALSLFPQPKSLLIRVIQVATSSNRFKEVMNFRTTGGKQKKCELTLSWPEKMTFTATASKRVTAEKKAAALACMKLKELQLLDKNNNPLTHAKYHHDEVRQAGDRERRPLPLEIPKYLEVNMREYLEQYPVATEVQKLWEEKEATGEQTINQEDVDKEDDFVTDAITGRRYRPLSKQEAEQLSIHLQEEWEQLNPGLSVELPVDSHRQRVVSAVRSSRVVVIAGETGCGKTTRIPRFLLEECVRGGEGANCNILVTQPRRISAVSVAQRVADEMGPALKRSVGYQVRLESRPPEHSGGALLFLTVGVLLRKLQSNSSLKGISHVVVDEVHERDINTDLLLALLRSSLKENPDLRVVLMSATGDNQRLAQYFGGCPIVKVPGFMHPVKDNYLEDVLRQLGRRLPIKERRETNKQGGRDEVAPDLDLVADVIENIDKHGEPGAVLCFLPGWQDIKKVQEKLEERPHFNRGSQMILPLHSSLAVADQQAVFQHPQSGQRKIVLATNIAETSITIDDIVHVVDAGTHKEQKYDPRTKVSCLDTFWISHSNVTQRKGRAGRCQPGQSYHLFPREQLESMNPFPIPEILRTPLESLVVQAKIHSPNCKAEDFLSQVLDSPEQEAVRDAVRTLQDIGVLDKTENLTPLGERVSCMSCDPRLGKLLVLSAMFRCALPMLSIAACLTRDPFYNSLQNRALVNKAKERLTGSSHSDYLVFSRAVLGWKRVQQEGMREDREEYLHEHTLSRTGLRFINGLISQFSENLHEAELVSRASECQRHMSLYNEHSNQDELLKAVLLAGLYPNLIQVKKGVVTKGGRFRPNGVFFRTLTGPVHLHRSSVNRGKEEFPSRWLTYFSAVQTDGTVFIRDSSVVHPLALLLLTDCDITETVRGDKVEVSFPGRSLMHCELTAETWELLWELRTSVQTMLYRNLSNPSNAITNSSQDGKLISLLVGLLNNTDSSSLPRHHYSDSEVD